From the Hyla sarda isolate aHylSar1 unplaced genomic scaffold, aHylSar1.hap1 scaffold_553, whole genome shotgun sequence genome, the window acatgggtgacagatgagtgtagaagagtgtacatgggtgacagatgggtgtacatgggtgacagaagggtgtagaggagtgtacatgggtgaaagaggggtgtagaggagtgtacatgggtgacagatgggtgtacatgggtgacagaggggtgtagaggagtgtacatgagtgacagaggggtatagaggagtgtacatgggtgacagaggggtgcagaagagtgtacatgggtgacaggggtgtagaggagtgtacatgggtgacaggggtgtagaggagcatacatgggtgaaaggggtgtagaggaatgtacaaaggggtgtataggagcgtacatgggtgacaggggtgtagaggagtgtacatgggtgacagaggggtagagaggagtgtatatgagtgacagaggggtgttgaggagtgtacatgggtgatagatgggtgtagaggagtgtacatgggtgacagaggggtgtagaggagtgtacatgggtgatagttgggtgtagaggagtgtacatgggtgacagaggggtagagaggagtgcatatgggtgacagaggggtatagaggagtgtacatgggtgacagaggggtagagaggagtgcatatgggtgacagaggggtgtagaggagtgtacatgggtgatagatgggtgtagaggagtgtacatgggtgacagaggggtagagaggagtgtacatgggtgacagaggggtgtagaggagtgtacatgggtgacagaggggtgtagaggagtgtacatgggtgacagaggggtgtagaggagtgtacatgagtgaaagaggggtgtagaagagtgtacatgggtgacagaggggtatagaggagtgtacatgggtgacagaggggtgtagaggagtgtacatgggtgacagaggggtgtagaggagtgtacatgggtgacagaggggtgtagaggagtgtacatgggtgacagaggggtgtagaggagtgtgtaccctaaagcacaaactcacaccgcacacgcgtgtgtgtttatatacatatacatatatatatatatatatatatatatatatatatatatatatataaatgtcgaaaaaaatgcagcactactttaccacagtaggtgGGTGcaagctcctcaggctcgatcacagccaattgataacttcaaaaatggtgcggcactccaaatatccaaaaaataactatttattccacatgtcaaacagtgcgacgtttcagcccctcttgcttgcatgcacacatacataaacagacctacactcatataaatatcaatacaaacaaaatgaaaaactttattaaaacttttttggggattggaagctttttttttagattggaggctccattatacatacactgtacagcaatcatacctccattatacatacactgtacagcaatcatacatccattatacatacactgtacagcaatcatacatccattatacatacactgtacagcaatcatacctccattatacatacactgtacagcaatcatacctccattatacatacactgtacagcaatcatacattcagtatacatacactgtacagcaatcatacctccattatacatacactgtacagcaatcatacatccattatacatacactgtacagcaatcatacatccattatacatacactgtacagcaatcatacattcattatacatacactgtacagcaatcatacctccattatacatacactgtacagcaatcatacattcagtatacatacactgtacagcaatcatacatccattatacatacactgtacagcaattatacatccattatacatacactgtacagcaagcatacattcagtatacatacactgtacagcaatcatacatccattatacatacactgtacagcaagcatatctccattatacatacactgtacagcaatcatacattcattatacatacactgtacagcaatcatacctccattatacatacactgtacagcaatcatacattcattatacatacactgtacagcaatcatacatccattatacatacactgtacagcaatcatacctccattatacatacactgtacagcaatcatacattcattatacatacactgtacagcaatcatacctccattatacatacactgtacagcaatcatacctcctttattcatacactgtacagcaatcatacattcattatacatacactgtacagcaatcatacctccattatacatacactgtacagcaatcatacatccattatacatacactgtacagcaatcatacatccattatacatacactgtacagcaatcatacctccattatacatacactgtacagcaatcatacattcattatacatacactgtacagcaatcatacctccattatacatacactgtacagcaatcatacattcattatacatacactgtacagcaatcatacatccattatacatacactgtacagcaagcatacctccattatacatacactgtacagcaatcatacattcagtatacatacactgtacagcaatcatacattcattatacatacactgtacagcaatcatacatccattatacatacactgtacagcaatcatacattcattatacatacactgtacagcaatcatacatccattatacatacactgtacagcaagcatacctccattatacatacactgtacagcaatcatacattcattatacatacactgtacagcaatcatacatccattatacatacactgtacagcaagcatacattcattatacatacactgtgactgtacagcaatcatatatccattatacatacacttgactggatgggattttagatacatcccttcctctctaacccactcttaaccacgtaacaaccccttctcccaatagaaaagacactgacacctgctgtgggaaaattgggccgtgtggcccatttatttaacaaaccaataaataacatttgaatatttacatataaacataaccaaactggagggcactcccctcccccaaccggatTTGTGCAACACGCTTCTTACCCCTGGCCGCAAGCCCCTGGCCGCGAGCCCCTGGCCCAGGGGCACCCCGGTAACCTTCCGCACAATCCCTTgaactcctgaggcccagaaccaccaccaggaggcccaattgaaccatctcaaacatttatctttcaaactaCTAACTCCCCCGGGACCCTTTCACATGCCTCCCCCTTATCAGAATCCCACCCACCAAGCGTTTAAAAAaagggcgggcgggcgggaccttcttctcgcttctacacgccgactggtgagtaccctccccccctggggcacccccctatatacactcctccccctcccctccagatgacctctctttcaccccactctcgagccacctgctactgtcccttaaaggagcagcagccatttaaccctttaacccccattcTCTTGAAATATACCTCTAACCCCATTAACCCTTACTAACATCTGTGAGGGCCATTAAAACCCCCCGTCAAGACGCCACTACGCCAGGGGTTCCCCCGCTCCGTTTGCTCCCatgactggatgggattttagatacatcccttcctctctaacccactcttaaccacgtaacaaccccttctcccaatagaaaagacactgacacctgctgtgggaaTATTGGGCCATgtggcccatttatttaacaaaccaataaataacatttgaatatttacatataaacataaccaaactggagggcactcccctcccccaaccggatTTGTGCAACACGCTTCTTACCCCTGGCCGCGAGCCCCTGGACCAGAGGCACCCCGGTAACCTTCCGCACAATCCCTCgaactcctgaggcccagaaccaccaccaggaggcccaattgaaccatctcaaacatttatctttcaaactaCTAACTCCCCCGGGACCCTTTCACATGCCACAGATGAAAGACAGTGACACCTCACTGACCTTCATCCCGCCACACACGCAACGCCAGCTCAATACCCCCTTGCAAGGCCAACGCCCACAAATCCATTCCAATGTCATTTAAATGAATACCATCAGGATCCAAGAATTCCCAAGGCTCCCCCTCCAGATCAGTGTGCCTCACCACTATCCCCCCATTCCTACGAACAAAACGACCCACCTCTTTGTTGAGCTTGACCCGAGCCTTATTCAAGCGATCCACCGACCTGGCGTGCCGCCACACCCGCCGAGCCACCATGTCAGACCAAACGAACAACAAACCTGGAAAGGTAGATTTTAGCCTCAGAATGTCAAGCTTAATGTCTCTAATTAACTCCCGTGACGATCGAAGGCCCAAATCATTGCCCCCAGCATGCACCACCAAGATGTCCGGGTGGCGGTCCAAAGAAGCGTTGAACTGTACCTCAGGGAGCACCCCGCACCACAGCATGCCACCAATTCCAATCCACCGCAACACCGCCAGGTCCCTCGAAAAACCCAGCTGCCTCCCGTCCCGTCTCACCGCAGCCCGGATCGCCCCCCTCCGAACATAGGAGTGACCAAAAATCCACACCAAGCACGGATCACGACCTGAAAAACACAAACAAGAAAACATAGCAAGCAAAATAACCCACGTAACATAATCATAACAGATGGGGACGAACATACAGACGAAAACGAGCAGACTCCCATCGCCCAATCCGCCGAATCACTTCCTCACCCATCCCCCACCGGGCCGCCTCAGTGGCGGCCCCTATTCTAAATGAATGAGAACTGTAATCCCCAGGATCTAGCCCCCGTGCCTTCAAACATCTACGGAAAACAGACACAAATTGAAAGCGCGAGAGAGATGACCCATCCCTATGCACTAAAAAAGATCCCATACCATCCGGCCTCACTGACAGAAACGCCCGCACGCATCGCACCGGGCACACCAAGGACCCTGGCAAATCACCTAGAACCACCCAACAACCCCGACCTCTCAGATCAGTTTTGGACCTGCGTAAAAAACAACTCACCCCCTCCGCCTGCAAAATCACATCCCCATACAACAAACCCCCAACCACCGATCTACTCTGAGCCACCAGTTCCGAAATTCGAAAGGCCCCAAAAAAGGCCAACACAAACGCCACCCGAAACAACAGCACCTCGTAAGCATCCGTGCATTCACACTCCACCCGTTCCACCAGGAAACCCAACAAATCAAAAGAAACCGGGCGACGCCTATCCGGCTGCGTACCCCCCCCTACGGTATCCCATAAGGGCGCGACGCACTAAAAAATGCTTAGTGGCATCCCCCAGGCCCCGCACCAAAAACCAAAACGCCAGAGCTGACATACGGCGTGACACACCCGAAACAGACACCCCCGACTCAAACTGCATCCCCACAAAATACAGCACCACAGTCACCCAGTCCTCAGTACCAGCACACACACCCACCCTCTCCAGTAACACCTCCCATTCACCCCAAACCTTCGAATACGCAGACCAAGTGCGAGCACTCAGTGACCTCTGAATCAACTGCGCCGCCGCTCCCAAACCACGCTCCACAGCCAATCGGGGCAAGGGATCCCGCACCGCTCCGCCTCCGGTGCCAGCACGCGAAACCTGTCCCACTGTGAACGAGAAAGAGAATCAGCGACAGAGTTGACAACACCTGGAACATGTACAGCAACAAACTGCGCATTCAACAACAATCCCCGCAGAACCAAATGACGAAGCAAGCGCAAAACCGGCGGAGAACTAGAAGTCTGATTATTAATCGCATGGACCACCCCCATATTGTCACAACGAAAACGGACCCTCCTATCCCTCAGCCGATCCCCCCAAATTTCCGTTGCCACCACAATAGGAAACAGCTCCAACACAACTAGATTAGCCACCAAACCCGCCGCACGCCAAGAATCCGGCCACCCCGCCGCACTCCACTCCCCCTGAAAAAATGCCCCATAACCTACCGAACCCGCTGCATCGGTAAACAATTCCAACTCAGCATCATCAACCACCTCCGCCATCCACATGGACCTGCCATTGTAAACCGACAAAAAGGAATCCCACACTTCCAAGTCTGTACGCACCTCCCCAGACAACCTAACATAGTGATGCGGAACCGTCACCCCCGCCGTGGCCAAGGACAAACGTCTACAAAAAACCCTACCCATAGGTAAAATCCTACAGGCAAAATTCAATTTCCCCAACAACGACTGGACCTCCTTCAAAGGTGCCCTCTTACAACGCCGACACTGCTGCACACACTGCCTCAAATCCGCCAACTTATCCTCCGGCAAGCGACACTCCATACGATCCGAATCAATCACTATACCCAAAAACTTCACCACCGTGGACGGTCCCTCCGTCTTATCAGGAGCTAACGGGACCCCAAAACGCTGCGCTACCGCCTCCATAGTATGCAACAACACCGAACAAATCCGAGAgcccctgggccccaaaaaaagaAAGTCGTCAAGGTAATGCAGCACAGAGGACCAGCCGGCCTCCTGGCACACCACCCATTCCAAAAAACAACTAAAAGCCTCAAAATACGCACATGAAATCGAACAGCCCATTGGTAAACAACAATCAACATAATACTGACCCTCCCAACAAATTCCTAATAAATGAAAACTACCCGGATGGACCGGCAACAAACGGAACGCCGATTCCACATCCGTCTTGGCCAATAATGCCCCTTGTCCAAACTTCCGAACCCACCGCACCGCTGCATCAAAAGAGGTATATGTCAccgcacacacaccctcctcAATCCCATCATTAACCGAAGCCCCAGCCGGGTAAGACAAATGATGTATCAATCTGAACTTGCCCGGCTCCTTTTTAGGAACCAGGCCTAGCGGTGAAACCACCAAATCCGCCAATTGCGGGTCCGGAAAAGGACCCGCCATCCTGCCCAACGCCACCTCACTTTGCAGCTTAGCCGTGACCACCTGAGGATGACCATAAGCCGAAACCAAATTGCGCCCCCCAACCCCCTGCGCAACTGCCGAACTGGGAatcacaaaacccaaactaaaacCCTCCTCCAACAAAACCGCCGCCGACCTATTTGGGTACTGTCTTAAAAACGGCCGCATCACGTTCACCCTCACTGGAGTCGCCCCGGGACGCTGAAGCCTCAGCTCCCTTTCCTTTCCCACGCTTAAAACATCGGGAGAAACTGTGAGCCCCCCCCACACCCCGAACATTCATGCTTAAATTTACAATCTGAGAGGAAGCGGCAATGCCCTTCATTATACTGCCAACAGCAGCCCCGACGCGAACCGGCCGACTGTCCGGCCGCTGAGAAACCGCCGGCCGCCCCCTGAAagggctgagaccccccacgaggaGCGGCCATAAGTCGCATCCATAAACTTATGTCCTTATGATCCCACCTCAAGGAAGCCCGGACCGCCTTGCGCTGACGAAAATGCTCGTCATAACGCAGCCACgccactcccccatacacccggTATGCCTCACCAATAgaatcaaaataacaaaaaagcgcCGAACAATGTTCTGGTGCCTTCTCCCCAATAACACTCGCCAGGATAGAAAAGGCCTGCATCCAATTAGTAAACGTGcgaggtatcagccgataccgccgtttctcctcctcctccttcttactctcctccggcttcttcctatctaaattaaatttttccaacGGAAGCAAGGAGAAGATCTCGACATATTCGTCCTTCcagatcttctccttcacttccgGTTTCAAGTGAGCCCCCAGGGGCCCCTCAAAACAGACATACACTTCCCCTTTCGCGGAGTCCGCCATACGGACATCCTCCGCAGGccccaaccccaaatccccagAGGACTCACCAGGCTGACCCGAAGCCGATGCCCCAGCAGCCGCAGGCCTGGGCGTCCGCTCCCTGGAACCGCCGGCCGCACTCCTGTCATCCAGCGCTGTTGAAGGTCCCGCCAAATCCGCTCCAGGCTCCCGCCGACGAATGACCGCCTCACCGGCCGCCCTCCTTTCCGGATTCGCCAGctcctcttcagcatctgcagcacAATCAGAAAGGGAAGAATCAGAAGGAGAATATTCCCCAACTGCAGTTCCAGACCTGCCATGCCGACTCCTACCACCAGGTGGCGCCCTCTCACTGTAGCACTCTGGATCCTGCCGACCTCCAGCCAGCCCATCTTCCCTCACAGGCATAGAGACGCTGACAGAAGATCTCCGAGCTCtggcctcccctgcactcccggaGCTCTGCTGCTGTGCTGTACGCTGCTGGGCTGCActcagagaaggtgagccagccgTGTCCCTGCTGCCTCCGGGCCTCCTCTCCTCTGCAGACCTGGCCCCAGAACGCTGCCTAGAGCCCGACCCTGCACTGGACAGGGCCGGCCCTGCCTCCC encodes:
- the LOC130339803 gene encoding uncharacterized protein LOC130339803, with amino-acid sequence MAAAVSSSARREARQSGGGEAGPALSSAGSGSRQRSGARSAEERRPGGSRDTAGSPSLSAAQQRTAQQQSSGSAGEARARRSSVSVSMPVREDGLAGGRQDPECYSERAPPGGRSRHGRSGTAVGEYSPSDSSLSDCAADAEEELANPERRAAGEAVIRRREPGADLAGPSTALDDRSAAGGSRERTPRPAAAGASASGQPGRDPCLVWIFGHSYVRRGAIRAAVRRDGRQLGFSRDLAVLRWIGIGGMLWCGVLPEVQFNASLDRHPDILVVHAGGNDLGLRSSRELIRDIKLDILRLKSTFPGLLFVWSDMVARRVWRHARSVDRLNKARVKLNKEVGRFVRRNGGIVVRHTDLEGEPWEFLDPDGIHLNDIGMDLWALALQGGIELALRVWRDEGQ